The Centroberyx gerrardi isolate f3 chromosome 7, fCenGer3.hap1.cur.20231027, whole genome shotgun sequence genome contains a region encoding:
- the LOC139915455 gene encoding histone H2B 1/2-like, whose translation MPEPAKPAPKKGSKKAVTKTAAGKGGKKRRKTRKESYAIYVYKVLKQVHPDTGISSKAMGIMNSFVNDIFERIAGEASRLAHYNKRSTITSREIQTAVRLLLPGELAKHAVSEGTKAVTKYTSSK comes from the coding sequence ATGCCTGAACCAGCGAAGCCAGCGCCCAAGAAAGGCTCCAAGAAAGCCGTGACCAAGACCGCCGCCGGCAAGGGAGGCAAGAAGCGCAGAAAGACCAGGAAGGAGAGCTACGCCATCTACGTGTACAAGGTGCTGAAGCAGGTCCATCCCGACACCGGCATCTCCTCCAAGGCCATGGGCATCATGAACTCCTTCGTCAACGACATCTTCGAGCGCATCGCCGGTGAGGCGTCTCGTCTGGCTCACTACAACAAGCGCTCCACCATCACTTCCAGGGAGATCCAGACCGCCGTAAGGCTCCTGCTTCCCGGTGAGCTGGCCAAGCACGCCGTGTCCGAGGGCACCAAGGCCGTCACCAAGTACACCAGCTCCAAGTAA